The Thioalkalivibrio nitratireducens DSM 14787 DNA segment AGTGTCCAGACCAATGCGCTGTTGGTTGCGAACAGGTGGCCAAAGAACATCTCGTACAGCCCTACAGCACCGCCCGCTACCAGTCCAACGGCGATCAGGGTCCAGGTGGGTGTGAGAAAATCTTTCACACTGACGTTGGAGTTCATGGATCACGCTCCTTGATTCTCGCCGGCGGGGCGAGCGGGTTCGAAACGGCGCTGTGGCTTGTAGTCACGGATGTAAATCACCCGTGGCCGGGTGCCCAGTTCTTCACGCAGCCCCCTGCCTCCGTGTTTCGCAACCAGCTTGCTTACCTCGCTGTTCGGATCGTCGATGTCCCCGAACTGCCGTGCACCCGAGGGGCAGGCGTCGACACAGGCCGGGGCCAGACCCTTCGCCAGCCGGTGGTCGCAGAACGTGCATTTCTCCACCGTGCCGGCCGGACGGACAACCGGGTAGGTCGTTCCGCGCTCCGGGTTGCCGTGCGGAGAGCCTTCGCCTCCGACTTCCTCGACCATCTCCCGGGGAGAGAAGCACCCCTCGGCCAGACGGTCTCTCTCGGCCCAGTCCTTGTGCGGCCTTTCCCAGTTGAAGCTGATCACGCCGTACGGGCAGTTGACGATGCAGGCCTTGCAGCCGATGCACTTCTTCGGGTCGTGCAGCGTCAGGCCGGTGTCTCGGTTCTTGTACATCGCCTGGGTCGGGCAAGCCTTCACGCAGGGCGCGTTGTCGCAGTGGTTGCACATCGTCGAGATGTATTCGTAGCGCACGGCAGGGAACTTCCCGCTGGTGCGGGTGATCTTGTCGCACCAGTTGAAGCCGACCGGCGTGTTGTTTTCGATCTTGCACGCGATGGTGCAAGCGGCGCAGCCGACGCAGAGCTGCTGGTCAATCACCATTCCATATCCCATGACTGAACTCTCCTGGCAATTTTCGGCTGTCAGACCTTCTCGACACGAACGCCAATCTGGCCGGAAAACACCGAGGATCCGGACAGGCGGTCGAAGTCGCGTGGGATCAGTTCGTTGTTGTTGTTGCCGCCGATCGCCGAGTGCCCAAAGTCCGTGGACACATGCCGACCATAGGCCCAGTGGCCCATGCCAAAGGCCTTGACCACGCAACCGGGGCGTGCGCCCTCCCAGACGCTCGCGGTGCAGGTGATGCTGCCCGAGACCGAGGTCAGGCGGACCGTGTCGCCGGTCTGGATGCCCAGGCGTTCCGCATCGACCGGATTGATCTTGGCGGCATCGCCGAATTTCAGGTCGCCCGGCTCGACATCGCGCTCGCCGGTATACCAGTAGTGGTTGCAGC contains these protein-coding regions:
- a CDS encoding 4Fe-4S dicluster domain-containing protein; protein product: MGYGMVIDQQLCVGCAACTIACKIENNTPVGFNWCDKITRTSGKFPAVRYEYISTMCNHCDNAPCVKACPTQAMYKNRDTGLTLHDPKKCIGCKACIVNCPYGVISFNWERPHKDWAERDRLAEGCFSPREMVEEVGGEGSPHGNPERGTTYPVVRPAGTVEKCTFCDHRLAKGLAPACVDACPSGARQFGDIDDPNSEVSKLVAKHGGRGLREELGTRPRVIYIRDYKPQRRFEPARPAGENQGA